A single region of the Acidobacteriota bacterium genome encodes:
- a CDS encoding MFS transporter has protein sequence MTVKQFPRVHGPPPGRGGLAGLFSERQFRWLYISNTTFFLAMQGQLVVRAWLVFSITGRELALGLVTLMVALAMLSLGPVGGVVADRFERRSLVVAGQTTVVVAEIVVLSLLLGGRLEFWHILVQVAFVGAVFPFVMPARNAIIANVVGRRRLTGAMALTMTAMNVTRVVGPAVAGALIGAAGVTVAYSTNVALYALALAGMMAVGRAPAADRTETSLLQNMAEGFRYVREHRLVLVLLFFGLVPMFLVMPFQTLLVVFAEEIWEVGPRGFGMLSGAAGIGGVVGAAFVAWRGNASRRLRLMMTSVFAFGLLMMGFALSPWFWLALPLLLAGSAFQAIYTTLNNTAIHVLIPDSVRGRVSGFLTMSFSLPMLGAVPISALAEVWGAALSVGLASLLAVVVAVVFYLASPDLRRMDLSILKAFREAIVLDSDRPSGARPASPAARRTAGGE, from the coding sequence ATGACCGTCAAGCAGTTCCCCCGCGTGCACGGGCCGCCGCCTGGCCGTGGCGGCCTGGCGGGCCTCTTCAGCGAGCGGCAGTTCCGCTGGCTCTACATCTCGAACACGACGTTCTTCCTGGCCATGCAGGGCCAGTTGGTCGTGCGCGCGTGGTTGGTGTTCTCGATCACCGGCCGTGAGCTGGCGCTCGGGTTGGTGACCCTGATGGTCGCGCTGGCCATGCTCAGCCTGGGGCCGGTGGGAGGCGTGGTCGCGGACCGGTTCGAGCGGCGGTCACTGGTCGTGGCCGGTCAGACCACCGTAGTCGTCGCCGAGATCGTTGTTCTGTCGCTTCTCTTGGGCGGCCGGCTGGAGTTCTGGCACATCCTGGTTCAGGTCGCGTTCGTCGGCGCCGTCTTCCCGTTCGTGATGCCGGCTCGTAACGCGATCATCGCGAACGTGGTCGGCCGTCGCCGCCTGACCGGCGCGATGGCGCTCACGATGACCGCGATGAACGTCACGCGCGTCGTGGGACCTGCGGTGGCCGGGGCCTTGATCGGGGCCGCCGGCGTGACGGTGGCCTACTCCACGAACGTTGCTCTCTACGCCCTGGCCCTGGCCGGGATGATGGCCGTGGGACGGGCGCCGGCGGCGGATCGCACAGAGACCTCCCTCCTGCAGAACATGGCCGAGGGTTTCCGCTACGTGCGCGAACACCGTCTGGTCCTGGTGCTCCTGTTCTTCGGTCTGGTGCCGATGTTCCTGGTCATGCCGTTCCAGACGCTCCTGGTGGTGTTCGCCGAGGAGATCTGGGAAGTCGGGCCTCGGGGCTTCGGCATGCTGAGCGGAGCGGCCGGTATTGGCGGGGTAGTGGGAGCGGCCTTCGTCGCCTGGCGCGGCAACGCGAGCCGGCGCCTGCGGCTGATGATGACCAGCGTCTTCGCGTTCGGTCTGCTGATGATGGGGTTCGCACTCAGCCCCTGGTTCTGGCTCGCGCTGCCACTGCTGCTCGCCGGCAGCGCCTTCCAGGCGATCTACACCACCCTGAACAACACCGCGATCCATGTGCTGATCCCGGACTCGGTGCGCGGCCGGGTTTCCGGCTTTCTGACGATGTCGTTCTCGTTGCCAATGCTGGGCGCCGTGCCGATCAGTGCGCTCGCCGAGGTGTGGGGTGCGGCTCTCTCGGTGGGACTGGCCTCACTGCTGGCGGTCGTGGTGGCGGTCGTGTTCTATCTGGCGAGTCCGGATCTGCGACGGATGGACCTGTCGATCCTGAAGGCGTTCCGCGAGGCGATCGTGCTCGATTCGGACCGCCCGAGCGGCGCGCGGCCGGCGTCTCCCGCCGCCAGGCGGACCGCGGGAGGAGAGTAG
- the yghU gene encoding glutathione-dependent disulfide-bond oxidoreductase: MSYEPPKVWKWDAESGGRFAKINRPIAGPTHEKELPVGDNPLQLYSLATPNGVKVTVMLEELLALGHTGAEYDAYLINIGEGNQFSSGFVAVNPNSKIPALLDRSTEPPTRVFESGSILLYLAEKFGEFLPEEHAARTECMSWLFWQMGSAPYLGGGFGHFYAYAPEKFEYAINRFTMEVKRQLDVLDRHLAESQYMAGDEYTIADMAIWPWYGALAAGKLYGAGEFIEAHTYEHVNRWSRKIAGRPAVKRGQMVNRAFGPPEKQLRERHAASDFETRTQDKLEPAEADD; this comes from the coding sequence ATGTCGTACGAACCGCCCAAGGTCTGGAAGTGGGACGCCGAAAGCGGCGGACGCTTCGCCAAGATCAACCGCCCGATCGCGGGTCCAACCCACGAGAAGGAGTTGCCGGTCGGCGACAACCCGCTCCAGCTCTACTCGCTGGCGACACCGAACGGAGTCAAGGTCACGGTGATGCTCGAGGAGCTGCTGGCCCTCGGGCACACGGGCGCGGAGTACGACGCCTATCTGATCAACATCGGCGAGGGTAACCAGTTCTCGAGCGGCTTCGTCGCGGTCAACCCGAACTCCAAGATCCCGGCGCTGCTGGACCGGAGCACGGAGCCGCCGACACGGGTGTTCGAGTCGGGCTCCATCCTCCTCTATCTGGCCGAGAAGTTCGGCGAGTTCCTTCCAGAGGAGCACGCCGCCCGCACGGAGTGCATGTCCTGGCTGTTCTGGCAGATGGGCAGCGCACCCTACCTCGGCGGCGGCTTCGGCCACTTCTACGCCTACGCGCCCGAGAAGTTCGAGTACGCGATCAACCGCTTCACCATGGAGGTCAAGCGCCAACTCGACGTGCTGGACCGGCACCTCGCCGAATCGCAGTACATGGCGGGCGACGAGTACACGATCGCCGACATGGCGATCTGGCCGTGGTACGGGGCGCTAGCCGCCGGCAAGCTCTACGGCGCCGGGGAGTTCATCGAGGCCCACACCTACGAGCACGTGAACCGGTGGTCGCGAAAGATCGCCGGGCGCCCCGCGGTCAAGCGCGGGCAGATGGTGAACCGGGCCTTCGGCCCGCCCGAGAAGCAACTCCGCGAGCGCCACGCCGCCAGCGACTTCGAGACCAGGACCCAGGACAAGCTGGAGCCCGCCGAGGCCGACGACTAG
- a CDS encoding cytidylate kinase-like family protein, translating into MLITISRQYASGGTQVATLVAERLGWRLVGNALIDEVARRAGIPPEEVQAREDRPPSFVERLARVASAQLPDLFLPAPPLGQPIGEGNLVRVTRSVVCEMAGEGPCVFVGRASAAVLAWREDALHVRLVAGPEFRRRVAVEVMGVDAAEAGAVVERRDANRIRYHREYYARDCDDPRHYDLVLNTERLGFPGAADQIVHRARALRWAD; encoded by the coding sequence ATGCTGATCACGATCTCGAGGCAGTACGCGTCCGGCGGCACGCAGGTGGCGACGCTGGTGGCGGAGCGGCTCGGATGGCGGCTGGTCGGCAACGCGCTGATCGATGAAGTCGCGCGCCGTGCCGGCATCCCGCCGGAAGAGGTCCAGGCGCGTGAGGACCGTCCTCCGAGTTTCGTCGAGCGTCTTGCCCGCGTCGCCAGCGCCCAGCTTCCCGACCTCTTCCTGCCCGCGCCGCCGCTTGGCCAGCCGATCGGCGAGGGCAACCTGGTCCGCGTGACCCGGAGCGTCGTCTGCGAGATGGCCGGCGAGGGCCCCTGCGTGTTCGTTGGACGGGCATCGGCGGCCGTGCTGGCATGGCGGGAGGACGCTCTACATGTGCGGCTCGTGGCGGGGCCGGAGTTCCGGCGCCGTGTCGCGGTCGAGGTGATGGGCGTCGACGCGGCGGAAGCCGGCGCCGTGGTCGAGCGTCGCGACGCGAACCGCATCCGCTATCACCGCGAGTACTACGCCCGGGACTGCGACGATCCCCGCCACTACGATCTCGTCCTGAACACGGAGCGTCTCGGCTTCCCGGGCGCCGCGGACCAGATCGTTCACCGGGCCCGGGCGCTGCGTTGGGCCGACTAG
- a CDS encoding MBL fold metallo-hydrolase: MKRVLSLLVGVLLAGSLAAEEHIVETETHRFEEVADGVYFVSGTGAMVTRSNAMVVVTEEDVLVVDSHITPAAARALIAGIEQITDKPIRTLVNTHFHYDHSHGNQAFGPEVRVVGHEYTRQKMATAPLEEHTFKGSSERDRQALEELRAALETASDEEREALETQISIQAAHVESTAEINPVPPDTTLAEKMTFFSGGREIQLHFLGRAHTGGDVVAFLPAERLVFTGDMMLGGPPWPGDGWVNEWPATLERLKHLDFDLILPGHGPYFRDLELIDQVQAFHRELWELVSTLHAEGVSAEDAVERIDLSHHAENLPPARVRVDLRGVQRMYMVLEGTAD, encoded by the coding sequence ATGAAGCGTGTTCTCAGCCTGCTCGTCGGCGTTCTGCTGGCCGGGAGTCTGGCCGCCGAGGAGCACATCGTCGAGACGGAAACCCACCGGTTCGAGGAGGTGGCCGACGGGGTCTACTTCGTAAGCGGGACAGGGGCCATGGTCACCCGGAGCAACGCGATGGTCGTGGTCACGGAGGAGGACGTGCTGGTCGTCGACTCCCACATCACGCCGGCGGCCGCCCGGGCTCTGATCGCCGGCATCGAACAGATCACGGACAAGCCGATCCGGACTCTGGTCAATACCCACTTCCACTACGACCACTCCCACGGCAACCAGGCGTTCGGGCCGGAAGTGCGGGTCGTCGGACATGAGTACACGCGCCAGAAGATGGCGACGGCGCCGCTCGAGGAGCACACGTTCAAGGGCTCTTCAGAGCGGGACAGGCAGGCGCTCGAGGAGTTGCGCGCGGCCCTGGAGACGGCATCCGATGAGGAACGCGAGGCCCTGGAGACCCAGATCAGCATCCAGGCCGCCCACGTCGAGTCGACGGCCGAGATTAATCCGGTGCCGCCGGATACGACGCTCGCGGAGAAGATGACCTTCTTCAGCGGTGGCCGGGAGATTCAGCTTCACTTCCTGGGCCGCGCCCACACCGGCGGCGACGTCGTCGCCTTCCTGCCGGCGGAACGGCTGGTGTTCACCGGCGACATGATGCTGGGCGGGCCGCCCTGGCCGGGCGACGGCTGGGTCAACGAGTGGCCGGCCACTCTGGAGCGGTTGAAGCACCTCGATTTCGACCTCATCCTGCCGGGTCACGGCCCGTACTTCCGCGACCTGGAACTGATCGACCAGGTCCAGGCCTTCCACAGGGAGCTGTGGGAGCTCGTCTCGACGCTCCACGCCGAGGGCGTCTCCGCGGAGGACGCGGTGGAGCGGATCGACCTCTCCCACCACGCCGAGAACCTGCCGCCCGCCCGCGTCCGCGTCGACCTCCGCGGAGTTCAGCGGATGTACATGGTGCTGGAGGGGACGGCAGACTAG